The genome window ttgtAGCTAATTTTcttaatgaaataattaaattaaatagaataaaaatcCAAAATCGGGATTGGATACCCTATTTTTTGGGATTggatacccgagtcgggtatcAGAGTACCCAAAATCATTTTCGGATCGGGTATTAGATTTTGGAAAATTTGGGATCGGGTACCCGAAATTTTTGGATCGGGTATCCATGGGTACCTGATTTGACAGGCCTATATGTAACATAGCAAAATGGGTGGTTACATATATTATTGAAACATAGGTTTTTCAGTGGGTATCGTGCGGGCCGAATACAAAACACGGGCTATTAAGATTggtaacatagctaccaaacgcACAAATAAGCCCAGATTAATTCTCTTATCTAGCCTAACATAGCTACAGGCCCCAAGTATTTACAAACGGTACATATCCTATAAGAAAGTGGTAAGCTCCCCACCAGATTTTTGCTGTTGATGCTTAAAGACAGTCTCTATATCCTTATCGCCACGGCCGCTGCAGTTAACTACTACCTTGGTGCCACTCGGCAAGGTGGAGCACAGTTTTCCAAGATGTGCGAGTGCGTGCGATGCCTCCAGCGCTGGACATATACCTTCTAATCGGCACAATAATGCATACGCTGCAATACACACAGTTACACAGATGTATCGTCAAACTCTACTTAAAGTTAAAATATATACTGCAAAAATAGGCAATCACCATCAAGAGCTTCTTCATCTGTAGCGGTGTGAATCTCTGCACGTCCGATGTCTCTCAGAAAGCTTAGCTCCGGGCTGACTCCGGGATATTCTAACCTGCACTTACAAAAATCCAATTACTATAAGATTATGCATTCATAAAACCATTCATTTTGATATATTCAAATGAATGATTACTTACCCAACACCAACGGAATGTGGGCCAACAATCTGGCCGTCATCATCTTGCAACAAATAGGTCATGGCCCCATGATACACTCCTATCTCTCCTTTAGCAAGAGTAGCAGAGTGTGTCCCTCCATCTATGTTAGTCCCGGCCGCCTCCACTCCGATCAACCGGACATCCTCGTCCCTCACAAACTCGTGAAACAATCCGAGAGCATTCGAACCACTCCCCACACAAGCCACCAATACATCAGGCTTCCCACCCCACTTCTCCATAGCCTGTTTCCTCGTCTCTTTTCCAATAACCGACTGGAACTCCCGTACCATGGCCGGGCACGGGTGTGGCCCCACCGCCGTCCCGGCTAAGTAGTACTTCCTCTCCAAATCTCCTACCCACTCACGTATCGCCTCCGACGTCGCGTCCTTGAACGAGCCTTTAATAGATTTCACCTGTAATCATATgtatttaccataaatatttgtatatatatatatacatacaagtGAAGTGCattattatagtactattaGATTAGCACCTGCGCTCCAAGAAGCTTCATCAAGCGAACGTTGTGGGACTGCCTCGCCACATCAACGTCTCCCATAATTATGGTACACTCCATATCGAGCTTGGCGCAGGCGGCGGCCGTGGCGACGCCGTGCTGGCCAGCGCCTGTGGCAGCAACGATGCTGCGCCGGCCCATGCGCTTGGCGAGCATGGCCTGAGCAATGGCGTTGTTGATTTTGTGAGCTCCGCCGTGGTTGAGGTCTTCTCTCTTGAGGTAAATCTCAGGGCCTTCTCCGCGGCTGTTCTTGTAATGATCGGTGAGCCTTTGAGCGAAGTATAGTGGCGTTTCGCGGCCAACGTAATCTCTCAGTGCAGTCGCAAGCTCGCCCTATATAATCAACATAGTTTTTTACTAACCAAAAATATGTATAACATGTATCGAACTAGAAAAAAGGTGAGCATATATATGAACCTGAAAGTGGGGATCATTCAGGCAAAAACTGAACTCAGACAGCAGCATGTTGAGACAGGTGATTAGTGTTTCAGGCACAAAGACGCCTCCAAACCTGCCAAATTTGCCTGTCTTAAACAAGGACTCTTCTGTTTCATCTATTAGACGGAGAACATCTGTTTTCCATGTTTGAGTCCACGTATGCTGCGGGCTCATCACTGAGGTTACCTTGAAACCTCTGTGTGATGGCAATCTAAAACCGAGTGTAGTTGAATTATTTGGGTTTAGAGAGGGAAGAGAGATGGCGTGGTGAAGAGAGAGAGCTTGAAGATTCATGGTTTTACTAGTATGAAATGTGTTCAGCTGTAAATTGTTATGGTTCCATGGAAATATGGCTGTTTAATTTATAGAGGATGATTAGCTACAGCTAAAGTGACATATATCTGCATGTGTTGAACTTATCGTTTAAGGCATGTGGTGTAGACGAGTTAGTAACagcatgaaaaattaaaacGTGGGAATAGTGAAAAAGGATAACATATCACAGGGTTCGCATAGCCACATACTGCAATCAcgattactccctccgtcccacataatttgggacactttgaccgggcacgagttttaagaaatataatgaaaagtgagttgaaaaagttagtggaatgtgggtcccacttttatatattagttt of Salvia splendens isolate huo1 unplaced genomic scaffold, SspV2 ctg806, whole genome shotgun sequence contains these proteins:
- the LOC121791413 gene encoding tryptophan synthase beta chain 1-like, encoding MNLQALSLHHAISLPSLNPNNSTTLGFRLPSHRGFKVTSVMSPQHTWTQTWKTDVLRLIDETEESLFKTGKFGRFGGVFVPETLITCLNMLLSEFSFCLNDPHFQGELATALRDYVGRETPLYFAQRLTDHYKNSRGEGPEIYLKREDLNHGGAHKINNAIAQAMLAKRMGRRSIVAATGAGQHGVATAAACAKLDMECTIIMGDVDVARQSHNVRLMKLLGAQVKSIKGSFKDATSEAIREWVGDLERKYYLAGTAVGPHPCPAMVREFQSVIGKETRKQAMEKWGGKPDVLVACVGSGSNALGLFHEFVRDEDVRLIGVEAAGTNIDGGTHSATLAKGEIGVYHGAMTYLLQDDDGQIVGPHSVGVGLEYPGVSPELSFLRDIGRAEIHTATDEEALDAYALLCRLEGICPALEASHALAHLGKLCSTLPSGTKVVVNCSGRGDKDIETVFKHQQQKSGGELTTFL